Within the Pradoshia eiseniae genome, the region CCCTTTCTCGTATTATTCGATTATCAATCTTCGTTTATAACCCTTTCATATTGATCCGCATTTAGCAATTCATCCAGTTCGCTGCTGTCAGATGGCTCAACGATAATCATCCAAGCTTTTTCATACGGAGATTCATTTACGAATTCAGGGCTGTCACTTAAGCTTTCATTAATAGCCACAACTTTCCCGCTGATTGGCGCATAAAGCTCAGAGACTGTCTTAACGGATTCTACGCTTCCAAACGGTTCATCTTTCTTAATCTCGTCATCCACTTCAGGAAGCTCAACAAACACGATATCGCCTAGCTCTGCTTGGGCGAAATCAGTGATGCCGATACGAACTGTGCCATCCTCTTGCTTTACCCACTCATGCTCTTTTGTGTATTTTAAATCCTTTAGTATACTCATTTTTGCTCTACCCCCATGTTAATGTAGTTCCTTCTTCACTATCATGACATCAAACGGAATTTTTGACAATTCATTCAAGCCCATATTGATTGATAAAGATCTTCCTTAAAGCCGACCGTCACTTTTTCCCCCTCATAAGCAATGGGACGCTTAATTAACATTCCGTCAGAGGACAGCAAGGATAGCATTTCATTCTCAGACATGTCCTTCAGCTTATCCTTCAGTCCGAGCTCACGATATTTCATTCCGCTTGTGTTAAAGAACTTTGTTAAAGGGAGTCCGCTTTTTT harbors:
- a CDS encoding arsenate reductase family protein, with translation MMTFYWYPKCGTCRKAKKWLDDHGISYEAVHIAEAPPTQEELKAIYEKSGLPLTKFFNTSGMKYRELGLKDKLKDMSENEMLSLLSSDGMLIKRPIAYEGEKVTVGFKEDLYQSIWA
- the gcvH gene encoding glycine cleavage system protein GcvH; translated protein: MSILKDLKYTKEHEWVKQEDGTVRIGITDFAQAELGDIVFVELPEVDDEIKKDEPFGSVESVKTVSELYAPISGKVVAINESLSDSPEFVNESPYEKAWMIIVEPSDSSELDELLNADQYERVINED